Proteins encoded together in one Hylaeus volcanicus isolate JK05 chromosome 3, UHH_iyHylVolc1.0_haploid, whole genome shotgun sequence window:
- the LOC128873093 gene encoding histone deacetylase complex subunit SAP130, whose amino-acid sequence MNTTISSVEGGGDKRVPETTVQSIAQNLTTIQSIQNVQSVVQSNIQNIQSTQTIVGSVGTPTNLIGKSISMDTNPKLPLMKPVVPSGTTSTSETNKITTTLCSVGSTVRIISPGMLSTVERQNQPQTQQLLQQTQQVTSMPATYHVPRGAAAVANISAPRSTVATPIVRANTGQTVPTTRPGISTTISNPQWQPKTTSVVYAQPQRHPVPPVGRISRPPSTVYSSQQPRLITPSGQGRSVQATMVTGVPGTPSRLIAPVLQANNSITRLPVSQSRLPTPQVTNVSQTTQPSRSSTQAIQPNQSNRPLSTGTGTVNRIAVSTPVVGATNRISGTASVTVQPTVGRQLSINTVAGPSTGTVSRIVIPSQQVQQQPSQPQTAPRVVQTVTCLSNLSTVSRVITTAASTSSVTRIPQPAPTTVARITGMSLHPLPLAPARATSASVKTVQAQSVGPTVQIKPSQQSGLRVPSASSTNNNSNTIPAQSVQGQYLHPPHTATYYSFEPTGTYSQYRQTPVRLLVEPGYDEPHTKPNASPRPSILRKRDHDNSPIKGVAKNLVPVLASLPPVATSSPPCSPRGDQDGGGCQSSGSTTVSATSSPGLDEEPEQSRITINPTVEMSPRKKPRKQQLTGVELTESRCTEEEMQFITDDRMKKELKEDSKEKSLDKRQNLNIPRDIIKSPTQQPIVAIRTRPTPSLLGPSWKNRWGGRLHHYRRPSEVRPREERRPTVAEIAQQKHVLQKLNGWKVYHLTAQMEDIADLEKQVHEKLKTTLTMLESQQNVRNRQDDGLERVNELIKGNMQRSSLISEGMNEARTQLIAIFQHKAPITDILQRCGNKRAQKKRDK is encoded by the exons ATGAATACAACAATAAGTTCAGTCGAAGGTGGCGGTGATAAACGTGTACCAGAGACAACTGTGCAAAGTATAGCACAAAATTTAACTACGATACAAAGCATACAAAATGTGCAGAGTGTTGTACAaagtaatatacaaaatatccaatctactcaaactataGTAGGATCTGTTGGAACACCTACTAATCTTATAGGCAAATCCATATCGATGGATACAAATCCAAAACTACCCCTAATGAAACCTGTAGTTCCATCCGGTACTACGTCAACTTCAGAGACTAATAAAATAACCACAACG ctTTGTTCTGTGGGTTCTACAGTAAGAATAATATCACCAGGTATGTTAAGTACAGTGGAACGTCAGAATCAACCGCAAACTCAGCAATTATTACAACAGACACAACAGGTAACAAGTATGCCAGCAACGTATCATGTACCTCGAGGGGCAGCTGCAGTTGCCAATATATCTGCTCCAAGATCAACAGTGGCTACTCCTATTGTTAGAGCAAATACAGGGCAGACTGTTCCTACTACAAGGCCTgg GATAAGTACAACTATTTCAAACCCTCAATGGCAACCTAAAACAACATCAGTTGTGTATGCACAACCTCAAAGACATCCTGTACCTCCAGTTGGTCGAATTTCTAGACCACCATCCACTGTGTATAGCAGTCAACAACCTCGTTTAATTACGCCATCGGGCCAAGGAAGATCTGTACAAGCAACAATGGTTACTGGAGTTCCTGGCACTCCGTCCAGATTAATAGCGCCTGTTCTTCAGGCAAACAATAGTATTACAAGGTTACCAGTCTCGCAAAGTAGATTACCCACTCCCCAAGTGACAAATGTATCTCAAACTACACAGCCTAGCAGATCTTCAACTCAGGCTAttcaa cCCAATCAATCAAACAGACCTCTAAGTACTGGTACAGGTACCGTAAATCGTATAGCCGTATCAACACCTGTAGTTGGAGCCACGAATCGAATAAGTGGTACCGCTTCGGTGACCGTTCAACCAACAGTCGGACGACAACTATCAATTAACACAGTGGCTGGTCCATCAACTGGTACTGTTAGTCGAATTGTTATCCCATCTCAGCAA GTTCAGCAACAACCGTCACAACCACAAACAGCACCTCGCGTTGTTCAAACGGTTACCTGTTTGTCAAATCTCAGTACAGTGTCCCGAGTAATTACTACAGCCGCGAGTACATCGAGCGTAACAAGAATACCACAACCGGCGCCTACTACAGTTGCTAGAATTACTGGAATGTCTTTACATCCGTTACCTTTAGCACCTGCGAGAGCTACATCGGCATCTGTTAAAACAGTACAAGCTCAAAGCGTCGGACCAACCGTTCAAATCAAACCTTCTCAACAATCTGGATTACGAGTTCCATCGGCTAGTAGTACGAACAATAATTCGAATACTATACCCGCTCAGTCGGTACAAGGGCAATATTTGCATCCACCACACACCGCTACCTACTATTCTTTCGAACCTACAG GAACGTATTCTCAGTACCGGCAAACTCCGGTAAGATTACTCGTGGAACCAGGATACGATGAACCACATACCAAACCGAATGCATCTCCAAGACCAAGTATACTTAGAAAAAGGGATCATGACAATTCACCGATAAAAG GTGTAGCAAAGAATTTAGTTCCTGTACTTGCATCTTTACCACCTGTCGCAACATCCAGTCCTCCTTGTTCACCGAGAGGAGATCAGGATGGTGGAGGTTGTCAAAGTTCCGGATCTACTACAGTTTCGGCGACATCATCACCAGGTCTCGACGAAGAACCAGAACAATCTAGAATTACTATAAATCCAACGGTGGAGATGTCCCCAAGAAAAAAGCCACGGAAACAACAACTTACCGGCGTAGAATTAACGGAATCAAGATGTACAGAAGAAGAAATGCAATTTATTACGGACGATAGAATGAAGAAAGAGCTTAAGGAAGActcaaaagaaaaatctttggataaaagacaaaatttaaacatacCACGTGACATAATTAAATCTCCTACGCAACAGCCAATCGTTGCGATACGAACGCGGCCTACGCCTAGTTTACTAG GCCCTTCCTGGAAGAACAGATGGGGCGGTAGACTTCACCATTACAGAAGACCAAGCGAAGTTCGACCTCGCGAAGAAAGACGACCCACAGTTGCAGAAATAGCACAACAGAAACATgtactacaaaaattgaatggtTGGAAAGTGTATCATCTTACTGCGCAAATGGAAGACATTGCTGACCTTGAGAAACAA gtacatgaaaaattaaaaacaacattgacGATGCTTGAATCGCAACAAAATGTCAGAAATAGACAAGACGATGGACTTGAACGTGTAAATGAATTGATCAAAGGAAACATGCAACGTAGTAGTTTAATTAGTGAAGGAATGAATGAAGCGCGCACGCAGCTTATCGCTATATTTCAACATAAAGCACCTATTACAGATATTTTGCAACGGTGCGGTAACAAACGGGCTCaaaagaaacgagataaaTGA
- the LOC128873096 gene encoding dynein axonemal assembly factor 3: MWGYSPALDIQLEVNKSATNCLGECLEVLIVGAGDARHIVKTLASSYLYRDRIITYHVIESTLEQVARSMLLLSTCLEKDLGLQEATRYYLEIYGNTLVRPATAKYLVKHSDRLMDIPTNTIDCTWLSLENFKRRDKDRLEGIFKFWERATRENIPVVEYWDQRVRKSLKTRYDYRDGVFDWDYHMVLKSRDVSNLTVQEYRFWRNNGIAFTWLEGEPARSNPTLVSNIIQHGPGFIHYAYLGDITNGPFFTWGSEEVKINQNKYRATDIAEREIMRSIHEIRTKEPLCDELIASHRDSSILNGTLMIEMPSNAMEQESWKRERNKYRKDDIPWIDIKNQKVIFHPVTSLETLKCKTEYTSKFDFMWIAHNMTKQLPNLIPLVKKGAIVLVELRKYLVELREEDLENFVKELRDIGRKNGLREISDINAKKHYIAKFYKC, from the exons ATGTGGGGATATAGTCCTGCGTTAGACATACAACTTGAAGTTAATAAAAGTGCAACTAATTGCCTAGGTGAATGTCTCGAGGTATTAATTGTAGGTGCTGGCGATGCAAGACATATCGTGAAGACGTTAGCATCATCTTATTTGTACCGCGATCGAATTATTACGTATCATGTAATCGAATCAACATTGGAACAAGTTGCTAGATCTATGCTTTTACTAAGTACTTGTTTAGAAAAGGACTTAG GTTTGCAAGAAGCAACTCgatattatttggaaatatatgGGAATACGCTGGTAAGACCAGCAACAGCCAAGTATTTGGTAAAACATTCTGATCGATTGATGGACATTCCAACAAATACAATTGATTGTACTTGGTTAAGTTTAGAAAACTTCAAGCGCAGAGATAAAGATCGATTAGAAGGAATTTTTAA ATTTTGGGAGCGTGCAACACGCGAGAATATTCCCGTTGTGGAGTACTGGGATCAAAGAGTtagaaaatcattgaaaaCAAGATACGATTATCGCGATGGTGTTTTTGACTGGGATTATCATATGGTTTTGAAGTCTAGAGATGTCTCGAATTTAACTGTACAAGAATATAG ATTTTGGAGGAACAATGGAATTGCATTCACTTGGTTAGAGGGTGAACCTGCTAGAAGCAATCCAACATTAGTGAGTAATATTATACAGCATGGACCTGGATTTATACACTATGCTTACTTGGGGGACATTACTAATGGTCCTTTTTTCACATGGGGTTCAGAAGAAGTAAAGATTaatcaaaa taaatacaGAGCAACAGACATTGCTGAGAGGGAAATAATGCGTTCCATACATGAAATTAGAACAAAAGAACCATTGTGCGATGAACTTATAGCATCCCACAGAGATTCCTCCATCTTAAATGGTACTTTAATGATTGAAATGCCAAGTAATGCAATGGAACAAGAATCATggaaaagggaaagaaataaatataggaAAGATGATATACCCTGgatagatataaaaaatcaaaag gtCATTTTTCATCCTGTGACTTCATTGGAGACACTCAAATGTAAAACAGAATATACCAGCAAATTCGACTTTATGTGGATTGCTCATAATATGACGAAACAGTTGCCTAATCTTATTCCATTAGTCAAGAAAGGAGCAATTGTGCTGGTtgaattacgaaaatatttagtagAGCTGCGAGAGGAAGACTTAGAAAACTTTGTAAAAGAATTGAGGGATATTGGACGAAAAAATGGACTGCGTGAAATTAGCGATATAAATGCTAAAAAGCATTATATTGctaaattttacaaatgttaa